The window GAGCAGATGGTACGGCGCGGGCTCCATGAACAGGCCGAGCAACAGCCGGATGGCGACGAGGATCAGGGTGTAGAACGGGAAGAAGTAGGGGGCCAGCGTGATGAGCGTGTTGGTCTTGGTCAGATGAACGCTGCCACCCGTTGGCTGGATGTCCAGCCTGCTGACACGGGCCCCGAATATCAGTCCCCAGACGGCGTGGGTCAACTCATGAGCGACTATGTAGGCGCGCATCGGATGTGGCAGGAACAGATAGAACACCACCCACAGCACCCCGCCGCCGGCCAGAGCCAGCGCGGAGGGCGCGAACGGGGAAACCGCCGTCGAGGAGATGAACACCATGTCGGCCGTGGCCCGAGTGACCGCCACGCAGAGCGGCAGGAGCAGCAGGGCGATCACGAAGCGTACGATTTTATTCATGGCTCTCCGCAGCGGTAACGCAACGGCGCCCGTAGTATGCCGGATGACGGCGAATCCGTAAAGCCCAATCCTCGGCGTGGAGAAATGCGGTGGAGAATTGCTGGGTTTCGCGTGATCCGGCGTTGCCGAACACACCCCGTTCGGTTACACTAACACCTTTTCGGATCGGAAAGCGTTCGCGCGTGAGGCGCGTCATCAAGGAATCGGATCTATGGCACAACAGACGAATCATTCGGCGGCATCGGCCGCTTTTGCGGCGATGCTGGACACCCAGACGGTGGTCTACCGCAAGGGGTTTAATCCGGGCGAGCGGGTGAGCGCGCGCGTTCTGGCGCTGAACGACGTCTACGCGATTTTGGACGTGCAGGCCAAGAACGAGGGGCTGCTCCCGATTGCGGAGGTGTTGAACGAGGCGGGCGAGCCGACCGTTAAACCCGGCGATAGCCTGACGGTCATCTTCACCGCGATGCAGGGCGGCGCGTTCATGTTTGCCCTGCGGGTCTCGGGTTCGCTTCTCATGGATCAGACCGTCGGCCGCGCCTTCGAAAGCGGCATGCCGATCGAGGGGCTCGTTAAAAGCGAGATCAGCGGCGGTTACGAAGTGGCGGTTGGTGCGACTCGCGCCTTTTGTCCCTATTCACAGATCGATTTGCACAAGACCGAAGGGGCTGTGTATGTCGGCCAAAAATTCGGCTTTCTGGTGAGCGAGTACGGCGAGGAGGGCCACAATGTGGTGCTGAGCCGTCGCGCCTTGCTGGAGAAGGAGCGGGAAGCGCAACGCGAGTCCCTCCTGGCTGATCTGCGCGAAGGGGATGTGCGCAAAGGGGTGGTTTCGCGCCTGACCGATTTCGGTATTTTTGTCGACTTGGGCGGCATCGATGGGCTGATCCCGCTGCGGGAACTCTCGTGGGTGCGGGATACGAAGCCCGAAGACGTCGCCAAGGCGGGCGACACGGTCGAGGTCCAGGTGCGCGAGGTTGATCTGGAACGCAACCGCGTCTCGCTCAGTCTGCGCGCGACCCAACGCGATCCGTGGCAGGACGCCATCGAGCGGTATCCGATTGGCAGCACGCTGACGGGCAGGGTCTCGCACATCGAGCCGTTCGGCGCGTTTATCGCGATCATCCCCGGCGTCGATGGCCTGGTGCCGATCAGCAAGCTGGGCAACGGCCGACGCATCCTCTCGGCCCGCGAGGCGGTGAGCGAGGGACAGGAGCTGCTGGTGCAGGTCGAGGCGATCGATCCTGAGCGCAGGCGGATCGCGTTGAAGCCCGTTGACGTGCGGGTGCAGGCGCTCAAGCCGGGCGAGCTGGCGCCGGGGAGCGAGGTCGAGGGCATCGTGGAGGGCATCAAGGAATTCGGCGTATTCGTCCGCCTCTCCGAGGAGAAGGCTGGCCTGCTTCATATCAGCGAGACCGACATCCCCAAGGGCGGCGCGCCAGCGGCCCGGCTGGAGCGGATGTTCGCTCCCGGTTCGGCGATCAAGCTGATCGTGAGATCGATCGAGGGAGGCCGCATCTCGCTGACCACGCCCGCCAAGTGGCAAGCGCGGACGTCGGGTGAGGGACAGGAGGCGGAGGTGTCCGCCTTTCTGGCCTCGTCCAAAGCGCCGGCGAAGGGCCTCGGAAACCTCGGCGACGTCTTCGGGTCTTTGAAGCTGTAGCCTATTCTCCTTGACCCGTCCAATACGTTTTTACTATTCTCACACCTTTCACACGCCGTTTTCAGGTCGGATGCAACGGAACTGACCGATCCATGGCGACGCTTTTCCAACAAGGAGAATCTGCATGAGCGAACTCAAGGACATGAAGCATCTGCTGCACACATGCGCGTACCATCCGATTGAAATCGAGCGGTACATGGATCCGAAGAATCCGGCGATCCTCAAGTTTGACGCGGAATTGGGTTATATCCACCAGAACCATTGCATGAAAGACGGCATGGAGGGGACCGTCACCCTGGGAACGTACGACCGCCGCTATTATAACCGCACCATGATCAACTACGCGGATCAGCCGTGCCGGATCAACACCTACGGCGACAGCTACACCCAGGGGGCTCAGGTGAGCAACGGCGAAACGTGGCAGGAGTTTCTCGCCGCCAACTTCCGCGAGCCGATCCGAAACTTCGGCGTTGGCGGCTACGGCGTCTATCAGGCCTACCAGCGGGCGATGCGTATGGAGGCGATCAAGGAAGTCGCCGCCGAAAATATCATTCTCAATGTGTGGGATGATGACTACCTGCGCAACATCGACGCCGCCCGCTGGGTGCGTGTGGCGTGGATGTGCCGGGCACTCCCGCGCGGTAAGAAGGACGGCTATCCGGTTCATGGATTCCCTTGGAATCACCTGCGCCTGGATACCGATACGGGCACGTGGGTCGAACGTCCCGGCATGTTCAAGAAGACCGCAGATCTCCGCAAGCTCGTGGGAGCGGATAACTTTTACAACGCCTTCAAGGATGATCAGGGCGCGCAATTATACTGCCTGCGCGAAGGGGGCGAAGCGCCTGTCGAGCAGTCGGAAAAGCTGGCCGAAGCGCTGGGTGTCAAGGTCAACCTGCGTAACGCGAAGACCCGGCAGGCGGATGCCCAGAAGCTGCACCTCGCTTACGGCATCCGCTCCACCATGTACACCGTGGACAAGTTCCGCACGTGGTGCAAGGCCAACAAGCGCAAGTTCATGATCATGCTGAGCTATGATGTGCCGACGCTGGAGAAATACTTTAAGACCGGAAAGCGGTTCGATCAGGAGTTTGTGGACTTCCTGAACCGGGAGAAGTACCTGTACATCGACACCCTGCCGAAGTTTGCCGCAGAACGGAAGGTGTTCAAGGGAACCAATGAAGAATTCTTCAACCGATTCTTCGTGGCCCGTGCCGGCGCCCAGGTGTTCGGGCACCACACGCCGCCCGGAAACTTCTGGTTCGCCTACGCCATCCGCCCGGAATTGCTCAACTGGCTCGATCCCAAACCGCCCGCGTACCGGGGATAAACATCATCGCGACCTGCATCCGCGCGGCGATTGCAGGTCTATTGTTGAGTTCCGCCCGTCTTCATGAGTCGGAAGCCGACCTCAGCCTGGCGATCATCACTATTAGGTAGCATCGACCATGCGCACGGGGAAGGGGGCTGAGTTTGCGCCAACGTACAGCGTACGATGCGGAAAGGGGAACTCGATCCCCTCGCGATCAAACCGTGATTTGATTTCTTTCATGATCGAATTGCGCAGCGTCATGGTGTCCGTTTTCTCAAACCACACGCCGAGCAGAAACTCGAGCGCCGAGTCTCCGAAGCCCTTGAAGAGAATCAACGGCGCCGGCTCGTCAAGCGCATAGGGGTTCTGATCGGCAATCTCCGTCAGCACGCGGACAACGTGATCCACGTCTTCCTTGTAAGCAACGCCGATATCGATATCCATCCGCCGGATCGGAAACCGCGTGATGTTGATGAATGTGCTTTTGATCAAGGATTCGTTTGGAATACGGACAAAACGGTTGTCAAACGTCCGCAGCTTGACCGACAGCAGATCAATCTCATGGACCAGCCCCGTCGTCTCCCCGACTTGGAGCACGTCATCGACATGGAACGGCTTTTCGAGAATCAAGAACAGCCCGCTGATCAGATTCGACAGGCTTGTCTGAGCGGCAAAGCCGATCGCCACGCCGGCGATGCCCGCCGCGCCGAGAATGGCGGTCAAATTGAACCCCATCTCGCCGAGCAGGACCACGGCCAGAACCGTCCCAAGCCCGTAGCGAATCAATTTGCGCAGGAGCATCACCCCTTGCGGCGAGAATTTCTTCGCTCCCACTCGGCGCGCAATCTTTTCGGCCAACCCGATCAGGGGCACGCCGATGATCACCAGAACCACCAGCCGGGCCAGCGCAATGTGGTGCGCGTAGAACCAATCGATAAGTCCTTGCATGGTGTCCTCTTTAAAAACCGGAAATGGATTTGAAGGTGCCGAAAGCGCGCATCATCCGGCTCTGCTTGTGGGGTTTGCGCGGCTCCGCCACCAACCGTCTCGCGCGGTCATACGGGGGCGGGGTCGTTTCGAACGTGATGTTTGCCGGATGATCGTCGCCGCGGTACACGAGCGTTCCACGATTCGTCCAGAGATGATGCGTGCCCGCATAGATGCCGAGCGATTGCGTCCGCAGACAGAGTCGCTCGAACGTCAGGCTGTGACTGTCGGCGTTTTGAATGGTGACCGGACACACGGCCAGATGCGCATCGTGGCGCAACTCGTCCAGATGTCGACGGGCGTGGGTCTTGACCGCATAGCACAACTCGCCCTCGATCGGTGGTCCGAACCATGAGTTGGATAGCAGGACTGACGGTTCCTCGCACACCTCGCGCGGTTCGCCCCCGTCCCGGACACAGAGGACGGCCACGCGTATCGGAATGCTGACAAAGAAAGCGACTTCCTCGCCGGGCAGGACCGTCACCGGCATCGCAGGACGCACGATGACAGGGCGGGGGGGGAGCCGCGGTTCCAGCGCAATCTGTATCGGCCTGCTCCCGCATACCCAGCGCCGCCACGCCGCCACATCCGCCTCCGCCGGTTGAGCCGGAGCCGCTTCCGCGCGGGCGTCCGTTTCATCGATCAACCCCGCAGCGAGATGCAATTCGTCGCCGCGATGCGCCAGCCATAACTGCAGCGGGCCGATACGCGGCGCATGTATCTTCCCCGGTTCCAGGGTTTGGGGCACCCACATTTCAGACAAGGCGTCGTTCATACCGATTGAGGATCAATCCACGGTGATGCCGAGGAGCGAGAGGAGACGGTCGAGATCGTCGTTGTCGTAGAAGTCGATCTCGATGCAGCCCTTGGACCGTTTCCCGTTGGCGTAGGTCTGGCTGGCAGTGAGACGCACATGGGTGCCGAAGTGGCGGTTCATGCGGTCTGCGAGATCCCGGAGGTGAGCCTCGGGCATGTCGGGTTTGGGGAGTCGCGCGAGGACATCAGAGTCCCGGGCGCTTTTGCGCCGAGCCACCAGGCGTTCCAGGCTGCGGACGGTCATGCCCTCGGTCAGGCACTTGTGCGAGAGCAGGGTCTGTTCGGCGGGATCGGTGACGCCGAGAAGGACTTTGGCGTGGCCGGTGGAAAGCAGGTTCGATGAAAGCAGTTGTTTGACCTCATCCGGCAGGTCGAGGAGGCGCATGGCGTTGGTGACGGCGGGGCGCGACTTGCCGACGCGATCAGCGACCTCCTGCTGGGTCAGGTTGAAGGTCTCGGCGAGGGTGCGGTAGCCCTCGGCTTCTTCAATGACGTTGAGATCTTCGCGCTGGATGTTCTCGATGACGGCCATTTCGGCGGCATCGCGGTCGGCGGCATCGAGGACGATCACCGGCACACGGCCGAGGCCGGCTTCAACAGCCGCGCGCAGGCGTCGTTCGCCGGCGATCAGCTCGAAACCTCCGCCATCCGACTTGCGGCAGATGAGCGGCTGGATCACGCCGTGAGCCTTGATCGATTCGGCGAGTTCGCGCAGCGCCTCCTGATCAAAGACGGAGCGGGGTTGCCAGGGACAGCGCGCGATTTCTCCCACGGGAAGGGACAGCACCGATTGCTGGCCCGGCGGCAAGGGGAGGGGATCGGCGGGGGATGTTGTCGCGCCACGCTCGAGCGCCAGAACGGCCGTCGCATGGGGCGCGTGCGCGGCGTCAACGGATGCAGGCACGGCGCTGATGAGGGCGCCCAGACCACGACCCAAGCCGTGGCGTCCTTTGACAGCGGGGGGTGCGGCCGGTTTCTTTTGCGGCGGCGCGGATTTCTTTTTACTCACGGGTAGTTTCCTGGACGGTTGAGACCGAGGGTTTCATCACAGTGACACATCAGGTTCATGTTCTGCAGCGCGGATCCGGCCTGTCCCTTTATCAGGTTGTCGATGTACGCGACAACCCGAAGCCGGTTCGTGCGGGAATCGACGCTGACGACCAGGTTGCAAAAGTTCGTGCCCCGCACGTGGAGCGTGCCGATTGCAGCGGTGCTGGGGAAGACGCGGACGAAGGGACTGCCGGAGAAAAACGCGCGGTAGCAATCGAGCGCCTGATTCTCGGTCAGCGGTGCGGTCAGGGTGCCGTAGAGAGTGGACATGATGCCGCGGCAGACGGGCGCCACATGCGCGGTGAAGGTGACGCGCATCTCGCGGCCCGCGACGAGCGAGAGTTCGCGCTCGACCTCGCAGACGTGTTGGTGACCAGCGAGCTTATAGGCGTTCAACTGCTCGTAGCGCGCCGGGTAGTGGAACGTGGGGGCGACCTTCTTGCCGGCGCCGGAGACCCCGGTGGTGCAGTCGCAAATGAGGCTTGCGGGATCAATCAGGCCGGCGCGGGCGGCGGGTGCGAGGCCCAGAATGCAGCTCGTCGCAAAACAGCCGGGGTTGCCCACGATCCGGGCGTTCCGAATCGCCTCGCGGTGAAGTTCGGCCAGACCGTAGGCGTTCCCGCCGAGCAGATCGGGTGCGGCATGGGCGGGGTTGCGGCCGATGCGGGTTGCATAATCGGCGTAGGCTTCAGGAGTCGTAAAGCGAAAGTCACCGCTGTAATCGATGATCTTGGATCCTTTGGCGAGATCGGCGTGGGCGCGGGTCATGCCGACACCGTCCGGCGTCGAGTAGAAAACGACATCCGCGGGCTCAGCGGCGGCGGGATCATCGGGGGCCAGGATGGGAAGTTCACAGAAGCCGGTCAGGTGGGGATACACCGCGCTCAGGGGCTGGCCGATGTCCTCACGCGCAACCAGAGTCACGAGACGCGCTTCCGGGTGTTGCAGCAGCAATTCGATGATGCCGACTCCGCCATAGCCTGTCGCGCCGATGATTTTGACTGTAATCATGCGTCAATCACCTTAAAAGGGGTTCATCTTCGTTCTAATGAGCGCAAAAAAGCTGCAAGTCCGCTCTTCCAATCCGTTTGATTCGTGATAATATGAAGCCTCGACACCGGTCTTGTCAAGTGTGAGTCGGAAAAGGCTGTACCATGCGCATCGAGTCATTTGACTATTTTATTGCTGGAAGCGGCATTGCAGGGTTGTCCGCCGCCTTGCGGATGGCGTCCAGCGGTCGCGTGTTCCTTGCGACCAAGAAGGAATCGGCCGAAAGCAACAGCAATTACGCCCAGGGCGGTATCGCCTGCGTGCTGGAGCCCGGTGACACCTTCGAACAGCATGTGGCCGACACGCTCGATGCGGGCGCGGGGTTGTGTGACGAGTCGGTGGTGCGGCGGATCGTTTCGGACGGCCCGGCGCGGATTGCCGATCTCGAGCGGCTCGGCGTGACGTTCAGCGCGAGCGCCGAGAGCGCCAGCGGCTATGATCTGGGGCGCGAGGGGGGGCATACGCGAAGGCGCGTGCTGCACGCAGGGGATATCACCGGGCGGCGTGTGGAAAGTGTGCTGCTGGAACGCGTGCTGGAGCATCCCAACATCGTGATCCGCGAGCGCACGATGGTGATCGACGCGATCACGACACGCTGGCTCGGGCTGTCCGGGCCCAATCGGTGCATCGGCGCCTATCTTCTGGACGAGGCGACCGGCGAGATCAGCGCGGTTCGGGCGCCGTGGACGATTCTGGCGACTGGCGGGTGCGGCAAGGTGTATCTCTACACGAGCAACCCCGACATTGCCACGGGCGACGGAGTGGCGATCGCCTGGCGAGCGGGCGCCGACATCGCCAACATGGAATTTATCCAGTTTCATCCAACCTGTCTCTACCATCCCCAAGCCAAAAACTTTCTCATCAGCGAGGCGGTGCGGGGCGAAGGCGCGGAATTGGTGGATCGTGACGGTCGACCGTTCATGCTCAACTATGATCCGAGAGGAGCCTTGGCACCGCGCGACATTGTAGCCCGCGCGATTGACGCCGAAATGAAGCGAACCGCTGCGCCCTACTGTTGTCTCGACATGCGCAGCAAGCCGCGCTCCTTTATCGAAGAGCGGTTTCCCACGCTGTATGCGACGGCGAAGCGGTTCGGCATCGACATGGCCGCTGATCTGATGCCGGTCGTTCCGGCGGCTCACTATTGCTGTGGGGGCATCAAGGCAACGGTTGCTGGCGAGACCACGCTTCCGGGATTGCTTGCGGTGGGCGAATGCGCCTGCACCGGTTTGCATGGCGCCAACCGGCTAGCCAGCAATTCATTGCTGGAGGCGCTGGTCTGCGCGCAGGCCGTGGCAGAGCGGGTCAGGCAGGAGCCGGTGAAACGGATCGATGTGGTGATTCCGGATTGGCAGTATGGGCGCGCTGTGGTCAGCGACGAGCAGGTGGTGGTGTCTCACAACTGGAACGAAGTCCGGACGTGCATGTGGGACTATGTCGGGATCGTCCGTTCCGGAAAGCGGCTCGAACGGGCCTTGCGGCGCATCGCCAACCTGCGCCGGGAGATCCGCCAGTATTATTTTGATTATTGGGTCACGCCTGACACACTCGAGTTGCGCAATATCGCCGATGTTGCGGCGCTGATCATCCGCAGCGCGGCCCATCGTAAGGAAAGCCGGGGCCTGCATTACACGCTGGACTATCCGGAACGGAGTGAGACGGTGAAGCCGACGGTGATCGCTGGTCGCCGCATCCATACGCCGTCGGCGGGGTCACATTATGCGCCGCTGCATGCGGATTGAGAAGGGGGTACGCGATGAAACTGTTTCAGCTTGTGGCCGTCACCGCGGGCTTGGCCTATGCCGCTTTTCTATTGCTGTTCTGCGTGTCCGATGCCTTCCATCCGGGGCTGCCCACGGAAATGGGCGGACTCGTTCTGAGTCTTGATCCACAGACCGTCGCGCTTCATCAGGTCTGGTTGCTGAGCGCGCGCTGGGCCGTCGCGCTCAAGTTGGCGGAGCCCGAGGTCACGATCAACGCGCTGAGCGGGGTGTTTGCGGGCGTGGGCCTGTGCGGGTTTCTCGTTGTGTTCCGGCGGCTGTTGGCGTGCGGAATGAGCCGGGTTGACGTCTCGACGCTTTTTTTCCTTCAGGGGGACGATGACTCCGACAAGCCGCTTCCTCCGGTTCAGAGCGCGCATGAGGCAATGGCGCTGATCTGTGGGGAGTTCACGCGGCGGGAGCGACTGGCACTCGCGCTGGGGACGCTGGGCGCGGGCCTGGTGTACGCCTTCAGCGCGCCGTTCTGGATTACGGCAACGCGTGCGGGTCCGGGCTCGTTTGACGCGCTGTTGCTGCTGGTCGCGGGCTGGTTGACCTCGTCGTTTTGTCTGCGGCCATCGCTGAGTGCGGCGTGTCTGGTCAGCGCGGTGGCGGGGATCGGAATCGCAGAAAGCCCAGTCTTTGTGGTGGTGGCGGGTGTGCTGATCTTTTTTTATGTGCGGGCCATTATTCATTTCGAGTTGCCCTTCCAACGTTATTTCGTCGCTGCGATTGTCTGTTCCGGTATCGGGTTCGCGGTGCAGCTTGGCCTCGCCTCGCTGTTGCTGAGCGAATCGGTTGACACGGCCATTTCGGTGCCGCAGGTGGTGCGCGCCATGACGGCCGGTCATTTGGCCGCAGTGCAGGACGTCGGCTTGTCGCCGCATTGGATGTGGACCATGCTGTGGGCCGGAATCCCCTTCGTGCTGGCTCTGGGTCTCTCGTTGAGTCAGCAGCGCGAGCACCGATTAGGGACGACCGCCCTGTTGACTTTGGGGACGGGCGCCTTGGGGGTCGTGCTTCTGAATTTTCCATACACGCCGGGTGCCGATTGGCGGGGCCGGGGGGATGTGTCGCTCATCGCGGCCTTGGCGATTGTGTTTGCGGCAGGTTATTTCATCAGCCGCTGGTTTCTCGTGGCGACGGTTTATCGTTCTGGTAGCGGCGAAGACACGGGCGACGATTCCTTTGTGGACGTTTCGGATCGGGAAGGGATGTTGGGGTGGGTGCTGCTGCGTGTCTTCGGCGCAGGCGGATTTATTCTGGCATTCGGATTGGCCGTGATTCAGCCCGGACTGAATTGGTCCGTGGTGAATCCCGTTCTTCTGAATGAAAATTGGGTGAAGGCCGGAAGCGTGGCGGAATCTGCGACAACGAATGCAGTCCGGCCTGAGGCCTACGTCATCGATCCAGCAGCGGATGCGGCAGCGGTTGCGGAGTCGGCGATGGTTCTGCTGGATCAGGGTCGTGCACGGGAGGTTGAACGGGTCATCTTGCCCCATCTGGCCAGAATGCGTCCGGCGTTGCATCGTGACCGAATGGATCTGCTTCGCGCGCGCATCTTGGTCGCCCGTGGCGGACGATCACTCGATTCGGCGCGCATTCTGTTGATGCGCCTCCTGCCGCGCGGGCTTCCGGAGCAGGATCGCATTGGGGACTGGATGTTGGATGCGGGGCTCGCCAAGCAGGATTGGAATTTACTGGAGCGCGATTGCCAGACGATCCTGAAGTGTAATCGCTATCATGTGCGCGCGAATGAAGTGTTGGGTCGGGCGCTGCTCAAACGGTCGTCTTTTCGCATGGCCGTCATTCACTTAGCCGAGACGCTGACGTTTGTCACGAACGGACCGATCCTGACGGCGATGGGGGAGGCCTATCTGCGTACCGATCAGCCGGATCAGGCCCGGTTGGCCCTCGAAGCGGCCCTGCGACAGTCAGACGTTTCCGGTGATGCGTATCTTCTGTTGGCGCAGGTGCTCATGAAACAGGAACATCCCGATGCGGTGGTCGAGCTGGCCAGCAATACACCCGAGCCGTTCCGTTCACCCGAACTGCTTCTGCTGTTGGCCACGGCCTTGCAGGCGCGGGGTGAGACACAAGCCAGCCTCTCGATTCTCGCGCTACTGAACGCGCGGCGCGATCAACTGACGGTCCGGAGCCTTCGAGAGCTCGATCAGTTGTTGCGTCAGACGGCAGAGAACGACCCGAAGCGTGAACCGTTATAATGGATCAAATGCGGTAGGCGCATTCGCCGATGGTTTGCCCGTTGCCGCGGAAGATCAACTCAAAATCGGTTTGCTCCTCGGGCAGGCGGGGAATGGGCGGTGCCTCTTGGTACCGCGTGTCGCGGGCGAACGCTTTGCGGATCGCCTCAAAATAATCGAGGTGATCGGTAGCGATCTGCACCGTGCCGCCGGGTTGAAGCCGATCATGGAGCATATCGAGGAATTCCGGTGAGAAAAGTCGTCGTTTGTGGTGGCGTCGTTTGGGCCACGGGTCGGGGAAGTGAATGTAGACCGTCCGAATGCGTTTGGGCGGCAGAAGAAACTGCAGAGCGTAGAACGCCTCCAGGCGGATGATTCGCACATTGGCTAGCCCGTTGCGCGTCAGCTTACTGTCAATCTTGCGGACGCGTCCCAGCAGTCGCTCGATGGCAATGTAGCACACGTCGGGATTGGCCGAGGCGCGGGCCAGCAGGAATCGTCCCTTGCCGGCGCCGACGTCGACCTCCAGCGGCGCGTCCGCCGAGAAGATCGCATCAACGGGCAACGGCTCGGTGATCGATGCCGGCGTCAGGATAAAGGTCGTCAGTTCTCGAATGGGCGGTGAAGGCGGGGGCGATGATGTCATAGCGAATCCGTACAGTCAAGCGGTGCAAAAACGGGCAGATCACTGCAACAACATGCAGTCGCCGTAGCTGAAAAATCGGTAGCCTGCGTGGATGGCGGCGGCATAAGCGTCCAGCGTCCGTTCCCGTCCGGCGAATGCTGAAACCATCATGAGCAAGGTTGATCGGGGGAGATGAAAATTGGTGAGCATAGCGTTGACGACGCGGAAGGTGTACGGGGGATGGATGAAAAGATCGCTGCGTCCGGAGCACGCCACAATCATACCGTCGTGGGCGGCAGCGACGGTCTCCAGTGTGCGGACCGAGGTCGAGCCGACCGCCACCAGCCGACCGCCGCGGGCTCGGCACGCCTGGACCGCGTCGGCCGTTTCAATCGGCACACAGTAGCGTTCGGCGTCCATGTGATGACCTTCCACCGTTTCGGAGGTGACCGGTCTGAACGTCCCAATCCCGACATGAAGCGTGACGGTTGCACAGGTGATGCCCAGACTCCGAATCTGATCGAGCAGCGCTTCGGTCAGGTGAAGGCCGGCTGTTGGCGCGGCCACGGCACCGACATTCCGCGCATACACCGTCTGATACCGCTCGCGGTCGATGTGCTGCCGGGCGTTATCGACAGCCGTCCGCTGTATGTAGGGCGGCAGTGGCGTCGTGCCGAAGCGGTTGAGCAGCGGCTCCAGAGGACC is drawn from Lentisphaerota bacterium and contains these coding sequences:
- the trmB gene encoding tRNA (guanosine(46)-N7)-methyltransferase TrmB produces the protein MTSSPPPSPPIRELTTFILTPASITEPLPVDAIFSADAPLEVDVGAGKGRFLLARASANPDVCYIAIERLLGRVRKIDSKLTRNGLANVRIIRLEAFYALQFLLPPKRIRTVYIHFPDPWPKRRHHKRRLFSPEFLDMLHDRLQPGGTVQIATDHLDYFEAIRKAFARDTRYQEAPPIPRLPEEQTDFELIFRGNGQTIGECAYRI
- the queA gene encoding tRNA preQ1(34) S-adenosylmethionine ribosyltransferase-isomerase QueA, producing MQTSDFDYVLPPELIAQEPPAVRGSSRMMILDRQTGALAHHRVADLPRFLQAGDLLILNDTRVFPARLLGRWEDTGGAVEFLLLEREDTSDAQWRVLVGSGRRVRAGLRASFGEGALMADIVARGEGGQAVITFDLNGPLEPLLNRFGTTPLPPYIQRTAVDNARQHIDRERYQTVYARNVGAVAAPTAGLHLTEALLDQIRSLGITCATVTLHVGIGTFRPVTSETVEGHHMDAERYCVPIETADAVQACRARGGRLVAVGSTSVRTLETVAAAHDGMIVACSGRSDLFIHPPYTFRVVNAMLTNFHLPRSTLLMMVSAFAGRERTLDAYAAAIHAGYRFFSYGDCMLLQ
- a CDS encoding ParB/RepB/Spo0J family partition protein, whose protein sequence is MSKKKSAPPQKKPAAPPAVKGRHGLGRGLGALISAVPASVDAAHAPHATAVLALERGATTSPADPLPLPPGQQSVLSLPVGEIARCPWQPRSVFDQEALRELAESIKAHGVIQPLICRKSDGGGFELIAGERRLRAAVEAGLGRVPVIVLDAADRDAAEMAVIENIQREDLNVIEEAEGYRTLAETFNLTQQEVADRVGKSRPAVTNAMRLLDLPDEVKQLLSSNLLSTGHAKVLLGVTDPAEQTLLSHKCLTEGMTVRSLERLVARRKSARDSDVLARLPKPDMPEAHLRDLADRMNRHFGTHVRLTASQTYANGKRSKGCIEIDFYDNDDLDRLLSLLGITVD
- a CDS encoding N-acetyl-gamma-glutamyl-phosphate reductase translates to MITVKIIGATGYGGVGIIELLLQHPEARLVTLVAREDIGQPLSAVYPHLTGFCELPILAPDDPAAAEPADVVFYSTPDGVGMTRAHADLAKGSKIIDYSGDFRFTTPEAYADYATRIGRNPAHAAPDLLGGNAYGLAELHREAIRNARIVGNPGCFATSCILGLAPAARAGLIDPASLICDCTTGVSGAGKKVAPTFHYPARYEQLNAYKLAGHQHVCEVERELSLVAGREMRVTFTAHVAPVCRGIMSTLYGTLTAPLTENQALDCYRAFFSGSPFVRVFPSTAAIGTLHVRGTNFCNLVVSVDSRTNRLRVVAYIDNLIKGQAGSALQNMNLMCHCDETLGLNRPGNYP
- a CDS encoding DUF432 domain-containing protein gives rise to the protein MNDALSEMWVPQTLEPGKIHAPRIGPLQLWLAHRGDELHLAAGLIDETDARAEAAPAQPAEADVAAWRRWVCGSRPIQIALEPRLPPRPVIVRPAMPVTVLPGEEVAFFVSIPIRVAVLCVRDGGEPREVCEEPSVLLSNSWFGPPIEGELCYAVKTHARRHLDELRHDAHLAVCPVTIQNADSHSLTFERLCLRTQSLGIYAGTHHLWTNRGTLVYRGDDHPANITFETTPPPYDRARRLVAEPRKPHKQSRMMRAFGTFKSISGF
- a CDS encoding S1 RNA-binding domain-containing protein; the protein is MAQQTNHSAASAAFAAMLDTQTVVYRKGFNPGERVSARVLALNDVYAILDVQAKNEGLLPIAEVLNEAGEPTVKPGDSLTVIFTAMQGGAFMFALRVSGSLLMDQTVGRAFESGMPIEGLVKSEISGGYEVAVGATRAFCPYSQIDLHKTEGAVYVGQKFGFLVSEYGEEGHNVVLSRRALLEKEREAQRESLLADLREGDVRKGVVSRLTDFGIFVDLGGIDGLIPLRELSWVRDTKPEDVAKAGDTVEVQVREVDLERNRVSLSLRATQRDPWQDAIERYPIGSTLTGRVSHIEPFGAFIAIIPGVDGLVPISKLGNGRRILSAREAVSEGQELLVQVEAIDPERRRIALKPVDVRVQALKPGELAPGSEVEGIVEGIKEFGVFVRLSEEKAGLLHISETDIPKGGAPAARLERMFAPGSAIKLIVRSIEGGRISLTTPAKWQARTSGEGQEAEVSAFLASSKAPAKGLGNLGDVFGSLKL
- the nadB gene encoding L-aspartate oxidase; its protein translation is MRIESFDYFIAGSGIAGLSAALRMASSGRVFLATKKESAESNSNYAQGGIACVLEPGDTFEQHVADTLDAGAGLCDESVVRRIVSDGPARIADLERLGVTFSASAESASGYDLGREGGHTRRRVLHAGDITGRRVESVLLERVLEHPNIVIRERTMVIDAITTRWLGLSGPNRCIGAYLLDEATGEISAVRAPWTILATGGCGKVYLYTSNPDIATGDGVAIAWRAGADIANMEFIQFHPTCLYHPQAKNFLISEAVRGEGAELVDRDGRPFMLNYDPRGALAPRDIVARAIDAEMKRTAAPYCCLDMRSKPRSFIEERFPTLYATAKRFGIDMAADLMPVVPAAHYCCGGIKATVAGETTLPGLLAVGECACTGLHGANRLASNSLLEALVCAQAVAERVRQEPVKRIDVVIPDWQYGRAVVSDEQVVVSHNWNEVRTCMWDYVGIVRSGKRLERALRRIANLRREIRQYYFDYWVTPDTLELRNIADVAALIIRSAAHRKESRGLHYTLDYPERSETVKPTVIAGRRIHTPSAGSHYAPLHAD
- a CDS encoding mechanosensitive ion channel family protein, whose product is MQGLIDWFYAHHIALARLVVLVIIGVPLIGLAEKIARRVGAKKFSPQGVMLLRKLIRYGLGTVLAVVLLGEMGFNLTAILGAAGIAGVAIGFAAQTSLSNLISGLFLILEKPFHVDDVLQVGETTGLVHEIDLLSVKLRTFDNRFVRIPNESLIKSTFINITRFPIRRMDIDIGVAYKEDVDHVVRVLTEIADQNPYALDEPAPLILFKGFGDSALEFLLGVWFEKTDTMTLRNSIMKEIKSRFDREGIEFPFPHRTLYVGANSAPFPVRMVDAT